TCAATGTCTCAATAAATAAAATCACAGTTAAATTGTGGATGCGAGTACAAATGGAAGTATCAACACCTTAGCCAGCTTTGGTCCCATCCATCCATGATCCATCACTTAAGTCTTTACCTTGTACTTGTGGCAAACATCAACCAAGAAAGTGTCCTcacttcatgtttttttttcctcttgtgGGCACGAAATTGGGTTTTGTACTCACTCGTTCTCCAATCAATTACACCTTGCGCAGCAGACTAGTGTACCAAAATGTAGGAAAACATGTTTTGGAGGCACCCATTTTTCTCTActcatttttattattgttattattatttataaacTTCATCATGAGTTGGAATTGTGATCGTACACTTCAAGATGATGATATGATGTCAAGATTTCATAGTCGGGTTAGTGGCCTACTACCAATCACATAAATATTGTATCAACTTAACCACCTTGTACATATTAAAAGGTATTGAAATTTATCACAAAATACCTTGGTACAATTACGAGTAGAACCAttcaatataatttataataatattCTGTGAAGTTTTCAGTTTGGGGTTCTATTCTTCAACACATGAGATCTTAACTTCATGTGAGAGGTGGAAGAGaaacatgttgatgcacaaaaccgaaggggtcttggaccaacgtaaatccgatcgtgaatctgcatgaaagtaaataacacaagatgtatcgtggttcaccccaatgtttgggctacgtccacactgattattgtatttctctgagatgttgaagaggaagagagggagagagagcttcctTATGTGAGGATGAGCTTCTCTGAATATGAGAAGGGATATGaggctctgagagtgagagcttgagGGATGTGAGAAGGCTTAAGGTTTGTGAGGGTAAggaggtccttttatagaataaaggctcctcctctttttacatatttgcccctctatttattacataattacatttgagtcctttgagtatttatacgaggtctaaatacggaggccctaagtatggtataaacaaaacaGTTGGACCAAAAACATTAATGTGCCATTTCAAGTCTAAATGAAATTCAATGGTCAAAATTAATCTAAACGTGACTTTAAATAGAATATTACTAGAAAATCTCGTACAACACTTTTTAGGGTTAATTACACAAACACCTTCTTAAGTTttttgtgttttcataaaaactTCATAGGTTTAAAACATTACACTAACACCACCTCTTTAATCCACTTTCGCATAAACCCTTCAAGGACAAATTTACCCTTTTAATTAATcatctaaaaataaaaaccacatttacACCATCTCCTATGAAGatgtcaaatttcatttttatagCTAACATGGCAAAACAACATTTTGTAAAGTCTCCTATTCCAACTGAGGTGTCAAATTAAAGTGCTTTTTTGTTATTTATAAAATCAAGTAAgtcaaaatttaataataaaataatcaataagtgaagaaaaataaagaaatatgtGGACCCAACATTAaagtaaaataggaaaaaaaatttggcgTTGCCTTCAAATTTGACGGcaaagttgatttttttttttttttgtcaaaactgtctatttaggattttttttacatttcatTTGGAGATTCTCTTAAATCTCATTTTATATTTCGTGAGGGGTGAATGTTAGTTCTACTCCAATAGGAGAAATGTAAATTTGAGATTTCATTTATTGTTCTCTCTTCAGTTGGCGGAGCCCACCTccaaaaaatgttaaaaaagaAGCAAATTTTTATTTCATATACATCTTCCGGCAAAAATGAATATTTACATCCCGCCATTttctcaaaaatataaaatgcgAATTTCAAGATATTCCATCTTTTATTGGAGATGCTTTCATCCATTTCTAAACCTTCCATGCTTGTCTGTTATGAGTAATGAGATTAATTATTACTCAAAGGCCAAATGGGGAAATTTGATTACGCTGCGTAAATGGATTAGGATTTAATGTCctaaccaaaagaaaaacaagattgATATGATAAAAGTTTAGGTGATTttgtataaaattaataaaaattataatattggAAATAGATCAataatatttatgttaatttaaAATAAGTCAATCATGTATTatgatatttaaatttattaaaataaacaaaaattacagaATCTGCCACTACAACTGGCACTCACTTCAACTAACACCCATTTTCTCGCATTTTTCATAATTTGGAATAGGTCAATATGGATAGACATTGCAACACAATGTCTATttacttattctattttttttcatttagatTCAGACACTGCGTTGCAGTGTCCATTTCATGGTTTCATTTTTTCCATCACTCACATGCATCAACAGTGTTCATTTTTGcatttggattcagacactgtaatgttgttccttgttctgttttttatttttggatttagATACTGCATTGAAGTTTCCGTTTCCTGTTCCATTTTTTATCACTCACCTGCCTCCAGTGCTTTGCACCTCACACAACTCCTTTCACATTTGGATTCAaatacgacacgtgtcaatgtcagaataaaactagaaactctctattataaatagagatcattctctcacaatatttcctaatgtcatttgtactaaatcattcacttgtactcactaaaggagagcttgaacctatgtacttgtgtaaacccttcacaattaatgagaactcctctactccgtagacgtagccaatctgggtgaaccacatacatcttgtgtttgcttccctgtctctatccatttacatacttatccacactagtgaccggagtaatctagcgaaggttacaaacttaacactttctgttgtaccaaagtcctcactgattttgtgcatcaacagtgtTCATTTTTGcatttggattcagacactgtaatgttgttccttgttctgttttttatttttggatttagACACTGCATTGAAGTTTTCGTTTCGTGTTATATTTTTTATCACTCACCTGCCTCGAGTGCTTTGCACCTCACACAACTCCCTTCACATTTGGTTCAAATACTGCAATTCAATGACCATTTCCTGTTCtgttttttacatttggattcaaaAACTGCAACGCAGTATCTGTTTCCTAGATTTGGATTGCTGACCGTAGAGCTCTATGCTTTCTCATCTCACCGTCCCTCTCTTGACAAGCTCCTATACTTAACTAGGCCAGCTTTTCTCTTAGTGATGGCTTGCAATTGAGAGTCTACGATTTGCAGTGATATCTCAAATGGATGAAATGAAGTATGTTAATTTTGTTTGGAATGTTTAGCAATTTCGAAATTTACTATGGAATCATATTAATGAAATTCAATTCTAAAACTTATTTAATGAATTTCTACTACTATTGATTCATATATACTTGTTCATTTTAGATAATCTTATTAAAGTTTTtgtgtaaatggacataagctTGGGAACGAACGAGGACGCTTTGATATGGATATTAGGACACAGGAATGTAAGCCAAAGGAGGAAAATCAAAGATACTTACCAAGACTTTTGATGATTTTCAGTCTGAACTTTCTAGAGATTTTACAGTAATTTTCTCCaacatttttttggttttaaaaCTAGTATTTTAATTTGTCAAATTGCAAACTAAAAACGTCATAAGAATGTCATGCTGttattgtttttgttgatgTTTTCCAGCATGAACAATAAATTCTAAACTATTTATAATGGCATAAAGTCCACATGGTATATGATTAATAGTAaagtttttattgatttttggctaaattaccttaAAAGTTAATATGTAATAAAAAAAGTATATTGAAATACCTTTATTAGTttgatttttaataaatttaacaTTTATACAACCATATACTTACACtaataagtgaaaaataaattaataccgTACTCGTTATTCACGAAAACAAACCTAACACAAGGACCGTCACTTGCtagcagaaagaaaaatacacacaacaaaacaaattacAACGTTGAGATTATATAAGTACGTAAACTAGTACTCTACCATCTAATTTTAGATTAAATATGTCTATATCATTTTAGAGAGGTCTCTTAAtgccttcttttttcttctcatcGGAGTTATTTTATAAGGACTTGTCATGGTAAGGAAGAAGGGAGTAACAAGCACACTTGGAGAGCATAGTACAACTGAATTTTGAATAAGTGTTTACATAATCTTCTTTGCTATACGCAAAAAGGAAGAGACTTATAAAATGGCAAAGGCAAATAGAGTTTTTGCACATTTTCGTTAATCCATGAACAGGATTTATAAAGACACATAAGAACACTAGTATTTCATTGCTACAAATAtggattgttaaaaaaaaagggatactttggatgcggtctcgaatccttaacattctttgattaaaaccttaatggtattcaaagtttgatcaaagtcccttgactttgtacacctcatatattactattaatatttatatttttatagttttgacattaatcgttttatattttatgagatttataatcctataaatttaaaatctctcattataatactattagaaacagttacaataaaagaattcaaacattttgattgaataaatggataaaaactatgtaaaaataagaaataataaatggcagaagaatgtatccatagtgttaaaaaaaattggtacatttcacatatgtacattaataaagaagaatgggcacattataaataaattagggtgcatataaaagattaaaaaattatgagcacaaatgaatttttaaaaaatataggccctaaaagaaattaatacatgggtacaaaataaaactaaaaataaaatactacaaatttaaaaaaaaatgttgcaaattaaaagtgggtacaaactaaaaatataaatatatgatacaaagtttaggcataaaacataaatataccatatgtaatttttctatcattgattaaatatacaatgtcacgtgacggtatacacatggataTAAACACAaatgaaactttaaaaaatatgggcacaaaaagaaactcatatatgggtacaaattaaaaatgaaaagaaaattggtacaaattaaaaaatatttgcaaattaaaaatagatacaaactaaaaataaaaatatatgataaaaattttagccataaatataaatatactaattgtaacatttttaacactaaaggaatatatttaaaaataaaaatattttattattcaaataattaatgatgttattaatacccaatgaccttgatcaaaaattaaaaatgaataggattttaatcaatgaagtaacaaaaaaaaaaatgtgaacctaatttcttcaaaaaaaaaaataccactaTACAATTACAACCCTTCTTTACTCAATAGATACAAAACACCCATACTTTAGCACCCAAGGAAACGGTCCCTGGTGTACCAGTTTGACTTGGGGGGTGGTGATTTAGTGGCAGTggataagaaaacaaaaatgaaaagtaCTCCTATTCTTCCTCACTTTTTGTTATCGCGAGCAATATTGTGGTAACATAAGATTCGAAGTGCAAGAGCACATACATTACTCCATGAGCTATTTTTTGGTAATTAATCTCCTAAACtatttgaaattaatgaatttaaatgAGCGAAAACCTTCACTTTTAGGTAATAATAGACACAAGTACAACAGATCATAGCTAGACAATTCAAATGAATTACTATCGTACTTattggaaaataaaaatggtaggaTGATATTAATTAGAATAGTAAGTTGTCATTTAACCCTCTGAACTATTTAAAGTTGGCCACATACTTTTGGTAAATAATCTCCGTAATCATTAGAAATTAGTCAATTAATCTTTTTCCGTCAACTTTTATAAAATTTCATCAACTTTGCCATCATATAAATAGTTCAGGatgtaatttaccaaaaaacaaGTCAGAAGTTATTTTCAACTGAAGTAATAATTGAGAAGGTTAAACGGTAGTTTATCCTAATTGGAATTATAGAAAGGCATACTATATAATTAATCAATCGGAGAAGGATAAAATAGAAATTTTGCAAACGACATACGAAACATGCGTTTTGATATGGGCACTGTTACTGTCCCACAGAGGAAGAAGCGCATGTTGTTTGTTAAGCTCTCCCACTCCCAGAAAATtatccagatcttcgaaacggGACCGTCGGCATTCCCTTTGTCACCCTTTTACCCATTCAATTTCACCATTCAATTTCACCCTTTTACCCATTCAATTTCACCCCCAAGACTCGCAGTAACACGGTCGAACGGTAAATCCAAGGCAACCCCACCCTCCGGGCCCACCTCTAAATTCTGTTTATTTTTCTCTGTTTTTAATCTGAGCCGTCCAACAGATAACTTACTCAACATCCCTCTTGGATCTCccacttttctctctctttcaaaATCCAGAAATAGcaaaagggagagagaaagcaCACACTCTGTGCGTGTGTGCGTGCACTGCTTTAACCTTCTCTGTAGAGAGAGAaacgagagaaagagagagagagagaaatggaggaCTACAACTGTAAGCGAATGGCGGCCATGGACGACTCCACCAACGCAGCCGTATCCAAGAGGAGAAAAGTTACTGCTTCAACGCCGCCATTGCCTCCAACTCAAACAATGCTTCAGCTCCTCAATTCCCAGGACTCCTGCTCCACCCTTTGCTCCGATCACTCTCCGCCTCCTTCCTCTTGCTGCTCCAGCAACGAGCTCAGCGATGTCCCCGCCGCCGCCCGCAGCTCTCCGCTCCTAGATCTGGAGGTCAATCTCGCTTCCCATAGCTCGGTCCGAGCTCCCAATTTCTCTTCCCCCTTTCTTTCTGTTCGAAAACGAGGAGACAAAAGAGGAGAGATAAACTAGCGGACGGAAAAATGTACTCCATGATTTTTCTCGTTTCCGTTAGGATTTTCTCAGGAAACAAACAGacgctcactctctctctctctctgtcttcattttccttcaattttacgtttctcaaattttattgcaattttaaaaaattttaaatttcaaaattcatttCACCGCTTGCAGTCCAAGAGTTTCAAAACGGCATTCTCCAACTCGACCTCCTTCGTCAACAATAAATTCAGGTTTCACTTCACATTCCTTCATaattttcctcttcaatttctccAAACCGAAACGTATTTTTTTCAGGTTGATTTTTGTTCCTCAAAACTCggcaattttttctttcttatttttgtaatttcgCTGCACCAGCAGGGAAACGACGCCGTCGAGCGAGCTGTGCCTGGACTCGGACGAAATGTCATCGCCGGCGCCGCCGGTGTCTCACCGACGGAGAATCCCGGAGAGAAAATCCCCTCCGTTTGAAGAGATCGAAGAGTTCTTCGCTGTGGCTGAGAAGTACGAGCATAAGCGCTTTACAGAGAAGTGAGTACTTTTTTCacattttccattttctttatattttccatttttctGCTGGAGTGCGCACGATAAGCCTCGTTTCGTGTAGTGTACCACCGGTGGCGCATTTTAACAGGAGACGGAAATCGGAACGCCTAACTAACAACATACCCGATTTTATCGGTTTCGAATTGGGTTCGGAATCGGGTGCAGGTACAACTATGATATCGTCAAGGACGTGCCTCTGGATGGTCGGTACCAGTGGGTTCGTTTGAAGCCATAAGCATTTCAGTTGGCTATAGAGAGAGAGCAGGTGGTGGGTATATTACAATAAACTGACACTCGGTAGGACAGAAAGTAGCATGCAACTTGTAATTTCATGCATGGAGATGAAGGTGGAGAGAGCTGATCTGGGTTTTTGATTGTACaaccttctcttttctttttatgtcACAACAAATGGAAGCTTCTAATTCTCTGCAACTTCtcccaacttttttttaattaattaaattctaaaattatatatatttatttatgcaacaatttatactaattaattttttgtttttagttttgggAAAGAAAAGGGATTTTTGTTTGGGTCTGTTTTGGGTGTTTGTGGGTGTGTGAATCTCTCTTGTTTTTTAATCAGCTTTTTGGTTTATAATCACAGGTTTACTCTGCCTTTCTTatcctttgattttttttttttttttttttttttttttttttttgcgtttGGGGGTTTTTGGCTTTCCGAATATGCTTTTCATGGTAATGATTCGTTATGTTTGCGTGGGGACCAAACTAACTATAGCTTGGCTAGCTAGGCGCCACTAGGAaagtaggttttttttattgtgatttCAAATTTGGCCTCTAATTCCACTTAGTATTATAGTTTGGTAATAGTCTCATTCATTTGTAAGTAAAAGGTTTTCTCGttaaaagtgaatttgaatcacatcaTTACTAACTCATTGTAAGACTTAGCTCACCCCCTCTCCCTTAggaaattttgtttgttaaaaagaatTTGGCTTCTCATTTTGGAAGTCCCTTGCCAGCCATTGAGACTCATCTCCTATCCTTTAGACCCAATTGTGATATTTTGTGTCAATAATGCATTTGTTATGCTAGGACACGGGTGTTTTGCTCCTTTGTGACCAAAAAGTCACGAGTTCTAGTCGTGAAAAGCAATGCTTCTTACGATAGACGTTCTTCCGACAACCCTTGCAAAGCGGGGAATCTTGTTGGCTTGGAATCGACCTTTTAATGCATTTGTTATGAGTAAAAACATTGTATTATTGACCCGAGATTTCACGGTGGTACATCAAGTGCTCCACTTGCCGGCTTATGTGAATGTGGATTAACAAATTTGTGGTTGCAATAAGCCTAGAATTGTTTAAGATTTAGAATCTTTTAAGATGTGCTAATTAGGCTAATTTAAAAGGGGGGAATTCAATTCAATGTCTTGTATCATTAtaggtttagttttttttatattgaatCTACATTTTAGGTTTTGGCTTCTGTATTAGATTACTATAGATAAAACAAGAGCTACTTCTACTAGTAGTACTGGAGCTGCTTGCAGTTAGCAACTCTTCTGTACCAAATTTTAACTTAATTGGATAAATACCTATTAAAGCGTTTTTGAgattctaaaaacactttttttGTTGCTACTTTTAAAGAACGATATGATATGTCATGTACTTGACGAAACATTTGAATTCTAAATAAACACTTTGTTATGCTTTTCTGATAGCAGCTTTGCTAGCAAGAGTGCTTATGAGTGAAATTGCTTCCGACATAAGCAGTCCGTTAATTCCGAATGTGCTTctaagatgattttttttttttggaggggTGGGGGGCAATATTGTTTattgaaaaatgttttttttacaaactatattatatatttacactaaaaaggtGGGGAAGTGAGTTAAGTCTcataatgggttagcaataatatgattcaattcattttttacgagattcgaacttaaaaCCTTATTTAcaggtgaaaaaaaaatcacta
This genomic interval from Malus domestica chromosome 05, GDT2T_hap1 contains the following:
- the LOC114824811 gene encoding cyclin-dependent kinase inhibitor 7 isoform X2; the protein is MEDYNCKRMAAMDDSTNAAVSKRRKVTASTPPLPPTQTMLQLLNSQDSCSTLCSDHSPPPSSCCSSNELSDVPAAARSSPLLDLESKSFKTAFSNSTSFVNNKFRETTPSSELCLDSDEMSSPAPPVSHRRRIPERKSPPFEEIEEFFAVAEKYEHKRFTEKYNYDIVKDVPLDGRYQWVRLKP
- the LOC114824811 gene encoding cyclin-dependent kinase inhibitor 7 isoform X1, with product MEDYNCKRMAAMDDSTNAAVSKRRKVTASTPPLPPTQTMLQLLNSQDSCSTLCSDHSPPPSSCCSSNELSDVPAAARSSPLLDLESKSFKTAFSNSTSFVNNKFSRETTPSSELCLDSDEMSSPAPPVSHRRRIPERKSPPFEEIEEFFAVAEKYEHKRFTEKYNYDIVKDVPLDGRYQWVRLKP